In Thalassococcus sp. S3, the sequence ATACCGAGCATGGTCATCTGAGGCCTACAAGCCACGCATCGCCGATCTTCGTCGTGCGGTTCAGGATATGTGCGGAGAGGTGAACTGATGGGCACTGTTTCGTTTGTCGTTGAGCGGGCCGAGAGCGCTCTGAATGGCATGGCGTCAAGCCAGTTTGGCGCCGTGGCTGGAAGTCTCGGTACTGTGTTGATGCTCGCCGCTACCCTCGCTTTGCTGTTTCTCATTGCGAACATGATGCTTCAGGTCCGCCCGATGGATGTGTCCGAGTTTGTCCCTTTGCTCGTCAAGATGGGCTTGATCCTCATATTCGCGCTCAATTGGGTGCAGTTCGACCGTCTTTCCAGCGCGATCATCGACAGTCTGGATAACATCGCGGGTATGCTAATCGGATCGATCACGGGTGAAACCGGATCTGGACCTGCCTTCTTCGCTGCGCGATTTGACCAAATGGCCGAGGAACTTGCGGATCATGCGAACGCTATTGGAGAAAATCTGAACTGGGTGGGCGGGGCCATTATGGGGGTGTTTATGGCGGTTCTGCTGGCGATTTTCAGTGGGGTTGCAGCGCTAATGCTCGTGCTTTCGAAGATGGTTGTCACGCTGTTGATCGGGCTCGCGCCGATCATGATCAGCCTTACGCTGTTCCGTGCAACGGAAGATTACTTCCGACGCTGGCTTTCAGCCTTGATTGCGTGGTCCCTATACCCGATTGTCATCGCTAGTGTCTTTTCCATCACCTTTGGGCTCTTGAACCAAATGCTTGCCGCGGTAGGCGACCCCAGCGACATGCAGAACATCGGTGCGGCTTTACCTTTCCTGGCCATGATCATGTTGTCCCTGGCGCTGATGGCTGGGATCCCCGTCATCGTCCGAACGATATCCGGGGATATCAATTCAGGGTTCGCAGGGGCTGCGACTGGGGCTATCATGCGTGGTGCCTACCAACGCATACCTCCACGGCCAAATTTAGGAGGTCGGGCACAATCTGCCCCTCGTGAGGCTAATCAGCCGCCCCGCCAGTCCGAAGCCAACGCCGGCATGGGGCAGGTCTATCTCCAACAGTTGGAAAGGGCAAAACGGTTGAACCGAAACCGATAGGGCAATCCTGCGTTTTTCATCTTGCCCCAAATATCCTCGGGGGAGCGCCCGTAGGGCGCGGGGGCGGACAGCCCCCCGACTATTGAGACGGCCTCAAGGTCGGCGTCGCAAAGACATGCAAACCGACGTCTCAGTCAAAACCAGATAGAAAGAGCGGTGCACAAACATGAAGTACGAAAAATGACAGATCTGACCATCAATTTGCCTGATGACCTTCATGCGCGCCTTGTCCTTGTCGCGGCCGCTGGCGGGATCGACCCTGAGAAGCTTGTGCGTCAAATCCTCGCTGTCAGAGTTGGCGTAAACAGATCCTCAAAAGAAGATCCGTTTTCGAGTGTATTATTGCGAAACCGACCCGAAGATCTTTTGGACCTAGCCAGGACGAAGCCGGTCTTCATTAGAGACGTTGACCATGGAGATTTTGTCATCGTCGCCCAGGAAAGATACAATGATGGCAGCGCGCCTGAATAAGGGGTTGCGTGTCGGTTCTTAAAGGTTTCGGGGCTGTCTGCCCCCGCGCCCTACGGGCGCTCCCCCGAGGATACTTGCGGCAAGATGATACCACGATCTCTGTATGAAAGCGCTTCAAAAGGATGACGAACGACACAAGAGGTCCTCTTTGTGTAATCGCCCATGGTTCGCTGAGGAGTACAGAATGATCGCGGCGGACCCTTCGCGACCGATGCTGAGTGAAGATGAACTTGGGAGTTCAAGGTTCTGACAGTTTAGACCAAAATGGAATGTCGCTATTCGCCGTTTGAACTTGGCCTCGGTTCCACTAAGCTGCTGGTAGTAATGGGATGGTCTAACCGTCTGTTCATTGGCGAGCTCAGGCTCGCCTTTGAATTTTATTGTCTCACAACATGCCCGCGAGAACTTCGGTTTCAGCAATACCACGACCTTTTGATCGGGCCCCCTTTCAAACTCCAGGCAAGCATCAAGCTACCGTCGCGGGCCGATGTGCGTCTCAATTCTTGCTGTGCTTGCGAAAGCAGTTTGATGCGATCAGTTTGCCTTTTTCATGGCGTTAGAACTTCATTCATCCGTCGAAAACAGACCTTCCACGGTGTGACTCAAATAGCAGCAAATCGTGCTGCTCTGCAGCCTGCGATTTCCCAGCGCCGCCCCGAAGGAATTGCTGCGAGTGCACACCTGGTTCGTACGGTGGTTCCGCAATGGGCTCGCTGCTGACCTTCGTTGCATCTAGTTCCAAGGTCGCCCGGCAGCCCAAAGCGGAAATGGCCGTTACGCATGTGGGCGGGAAGCGGAAGTTCGCTACAATTGCGAACTCAAATGACAGCGTCTGCGTTAGCGGACCTTGGAGAATGAGCTGAAACGGGACTCGAAGACCGTCGAAGAATCAAATGGAGATTGGCGAATTTGCTACTAAGCGGCCATGAGTTCTCCGCGGGTTTCTAGCCGTGCGACTGATGTGAAACCCCTCACGTTCGGACAGCGCAACCTTTAGGGCAATTTTATTTGCCCTTTTCAGAAGCGCCCTTGATTAGCTCCAGCTGACCGACTGCGAAA encodes:
- a CDS encoding type IV secretion system protein, yielding MGTVSFVVERAESALNGMASSQFGAVAGSLGTVLMLAATLALLFLIANMMLQVRPMDVSEFVPLLVKMGLILIFALNWVQFDRLSSAIIDSLDNIAGMLIGSITGETGSGPAFFAARFDQMAEELADHANAIGENLNWVGGAIMGVFMAVLLAIFSGVAALMLVLSKMVVTLLIGLAPIMISLTLFRATEDYFRRWLSALIAWSLYPIVIASVFSITFGLLNQMLAAVGDPSDMQNIGAALPFLAMIMLSLALMAGIPVIVRTISGDINSGFAGAATGAIMRGAYQRIPPRPNLGGRAQSAPREANQPPRQSEANAGMGQVYLQQLERAKRLNRNR